A stretch of the Amycolatopsis sp. BJA-103 genome encodes the following:
- a CDS encoding CPBP family intramembrane glutamic endopeptidase, which yields MTVSQPREPIPEAAPPDELAAGGEVAAPGTPLPHRWGFGAFLLVEAVLLASAAFISVLLGDVQPGQPLPMRMVLLGTMVPTMVAAGVALLITRLRGNGPFADLRIGWSWADVKVGLKLGVLGLGFTSLAAWAWTQVVGNENATSAISALVEDRRMSVSAAVVMFIYLWLVGPICEEIIYRGLLWGAVERLQWRTERWGRIAAFLVSTAVFAASHLEPLRTTLLLVIAIPIGLARVFTGRLLGSVVAHQVNNFLPAVTILLASLGIAAF from the coding sequence GTGACCGTATCTCAGCCCAGGGAGCCGATCCCCGAGGCCGCGCCGCCGGACGAACTCGCTGCCGGAGGTGAGGTGGCCGCCCCCGGTACGCCACTGCCGCATCGTTGGGGATTCGGGGCCTTCCTCTTGGTGGAGGCCGTTCTCCTCGCGTCGGCGGCGTTCATCAGCGTCCTGCTCGGCGACGTCCAGCCCGGTCAGCCCTTGCCGATGCGCATGGTGCTGCTGGGCACGATGGTGCCGACGATGGTCGCGGCCGGGGTCGCGCTGCTGATCACCCGGCTCCGCGGCAACGGCCCGTTCGCCGATCTCCGGATCGGCTGGAGCTGGGCCGACGTCAAGGTCGGGCTCAAACTCGGGGTGCTCGGGCTCGGGTTCACCTCGCTCGCCGCCTGGGCCTGGACGCAGGTCGTGGGCAACGAGAACGCGACTTCGGCGATCAGCGCGCTCGTCGAGGACCGCCGGATGTCGGTGTCGGCGGCCGTCGTGATGTTCATCTACCTGTGGCTGGTCGGGCCGATCTGCGAGGAGATCATCTACCGCGGTCTCCTGTGGGGCGCCGTCGAGCGGTTGCAGTGGCGCACCGAACGCTGGGGGAGGATCGCGGCGTTCCTGGTCTCCACGGCCGTTTTCGCGGCGAGCCACCTCGAGCCGCTGCGCACCACGTTGCTGCTGGTGATCGCGATCCCGATCGGGCTCGCCAGGGTGTTCACCGGGCGATTGCTCGGCAGCGTGGTCGCCCACCAGGTGAACAACTTCCTCCCGGCCGTGACGATCCTGCTCGCCTCGCTTGGGATAGCCGCGTTCTGA
- the rimM gene encoding ribosome maturation factor RimM (Essential for efficient processing of 16S rRNA) produces the protein MDVVVGRIAKAHGIRGELAVDVRTDSPEQRFAVGSAVMTKLRDGSSRNLTIAAAREHSGRLLVRFEEVLTRDVAETLRGALLIADTSTLPPTEDPDEFYDHELEGLRAELTDGTLVGKVLEIVHSPAGELLSIEHDGREVLVPFVKAIVPSVDVAGGRVVLDPPEGLLDA, from the coding sequence ATGGACGTCGTAGTCGGCCGTATCGCCAAGGCGCACGGAATCCGCGGGGAACTCGCGGTGGACGTACGCACGGACTCGCCGGAACAGCGGTTCGCCGTCGGTTCGGCCGTCATGACGAAGCTGCGTGACGGCAGCAGCCGGAATCTCACCATCGCAGCCGCCCGCGAACACAGCGGGCGGCTGCTGGTGCGTTTCGAAGAGGTGCTGACCAGGGACGTCGCGGAGACCCTCCGCGGCGCGCTCCTGATCGCCGACACCTCGACGCTGCCGCCCACCGAAGACCCCGACGAGTTCTACGACCACGAACTCGAAGGCCTGCGGGCCGAACTCACCGACGGCACGCTCGTCGGCAAGGTGCTCGAAATCGTGCACTCACCCGCCGGGGAACTGCTGTCGATCGAGCACGACGGACGCGAGGTCCTGGTGCCGTTCGTGAAGGCGATCGTCCCGTCGGTCGACGTCGCGGGCGGCCGCGTCGTCCTCGACCCGCCGGAAGGCCTGCTGGACGCCTGA
- a CDS encoding RNA-binding protein, with product MSFLADSLEHLVRGIVDNPDEVRVELLTTRRGRTLEVHVHPDDLGKVIGRGGRTATALRTVMGGIGGRGVRVDVVDTDR from the coding sequence GTGAGTTTCCTCGCTGACTCCCTCGAGCACCTGGTGCGCGGGATCGTCGACAACCCGGACGAGGTCCGGGTCGAGCTGCTGACCACACGCCGTGGCCGGACGCTCGAGGTGCACGTGCACCCCGACGACCTCGGCAAGGTGATCGGCCGGGGCGGTCGTACCGCGACCGCCCTGCGCACCGTCATGGGCGGCATCGGTGGCCGCGGCGTCCGCGTGGACGTCGTCGACACCGATCGCTGA
- the rpsP gene encoding 30S ribosomal protein S16, whose protein sequence is MAVKIKLQRLGKIRAPYYRIIVADARTRRDGKAIETIGKYHPKEEPSFIEVDTERAQHWLSVGAQPTEPVQRILEITGDWQKFKGLPGAEGTLKVAEPKPSKQDLFNAALAAAGDSASAEATTPKKKSAPKKAEADKAEAAEGDKAEA, encoded by the coding sequence GTGGCCGTCAAGATCAAGCTTCAGCGTCTCGGCAAGATCCGTGCGCCGTACTACCGCATCATCGTCGCCGACGCGCGCACCCGCCGTGATGGCAAGGCCATCGAGACGATCGGCAAGTACCACCCGAAGGAAGAGCCGAGCTTCATCGAGGTCGACACCGAGCGGGCCCAGCACTGGCTGTCCGTCGGTGCCCAGCCGACCGAGCCGGTCCAGCGCATCCTCGAGATCACCGGTGACTGGCAGAAGTTCAAGGGCCTGCCGGGCGCCGAGGGCACCCTGAAGGTCGCCGAGCCGAAGCCGTCGAAGCAGGACCTGTTCAACGCCGCGCTCGCCGCCGCCGGTGACTCGGCCTCCGCCGAGGCCACCACGCCGAAGAAGAAGTCCGCCCCGAAGAAGGCCGAAGCCGACAAGGCCGAGGCCGCCGAGGGTGACAAGGCCGAGGCGTGA